The following proteins are co-located in the Flavobacterium sp. CECT 9288 genome:
- a CDS encoding DUF4442 domain-containing protein produces the protein MLLTASKLNKFLFFKLPSAFICGVRVKNIDEKKCVVSVKHRWINQNPFNSMYFAVQAMAAELTTGALVMFQIQKSGRKISMLVANNKGNFTKKATGRITFTCNDGHLIEKAIQETIATGEGQTFWMKSIGTDEKGVQVSEMDFEWSVRVK, from the coding sequence ATGTTACTTACTGCATCAAAACTTAATAAATTTTTATTTTTCAAATTACCATCGGCTTTTATTTGCGGAGTTCGCGTAAAAAACATTGACGAAAAAAAATGTGTTGTATCTGTAAAACACCGTTGGATCAATCAAAATCCGTTTAACTCCATGTATTTTGCCGTTCAAGCTATGGCAGCAGAATTAACCACGGGAGCACTTGTGATGTTTCAAATTCAAAAAAGTGGTCGTAAAATATCAATGTTAGTTGCAAACAACAAAGGAAATTTCACCAAAAAAGCCACGGGTCGCATTACTTTTACGTGTAATGACGGACATTTAATCGAGAAAGCAATTCAGGAAACTATTGCTACAGGAGAGGGGCAGACCTTTTGGATGAAATCCATTGGCACGGATGAAAAAGGAGTGCAAGTTTCAGAAATGGACTTTGAGTGGAGTGTGAGAGTAAAATAA
- a CDS encoding DUF6642 family protein: protein METDTFIFCLEAVADVEENLDTEVVKHLEKLASDQGLTSIYKTCDTIEGLEESLNTLLYDDHNFTNYEIIYLVMPGEANTICINEYFYSLEEIAELFEGKMRGKIVHFANSKILDLSPDEAQYFIDVTGAKAVSGYGAFLPNVSSTALDRLFFGLFEEQDDIFEIVEELHQKQYALCKLLDFRMYY from the coding sequence ATGGAAACCGATACATTTATTTTCTGTCTTGAGGCTGTAGCCGATGTGGAGGAAAATCTAGATACCGAAGTTGTCAAACATCTAGAAAAACTAGCATCAGATCAAGGATTGACAAGCATTTATAAAACATGTGACACCATAGAAGGACTAGAAGAAAGCTTGAACACACTCCTATACGACGATCATAATTTCACCAATTACGAAATCATTTATCTGGTAATGCCTGGCGAAGCCAATACGATTTGCATCAACGAATATTTTTACAGCCTTGAAGAAATAGCCGAATTATTTGAAGGGAAAATGAGAGGGAAAATTGTTCATTTTGCGAATTCAAAAATTCTTGATTTATCACCAGATGAGGCACAATATTTTATTGATGTTACTGGTGCAAAAGCTGTATCGGGCTATGGCGCATTCCTTCCTAATGTGAGTAGTACTGCCCTAGACCGTTTGTTTTTTGGACTGTTTGAAGAGCAAGATGATATTTTTGAAATTGTTGAAGAACTGCATCAAAAACAATATGCATTGTGCAAATTACTTGATTTTAGAATGTATTATTAA
- a CDS encoding glycosyltransferase, whose protein sequence is MNYNPLVSVICLCYNHEKFVQEGLESIVNQTHKNIEIIIVDDCSTDNSVAEIEKWLVNYPNVIFIANRVNQGNTKSFNTAFKRSTGSYIIDFATDDLLHPDCVATQLEQFKNSTYPNLGIVYGNAEMIFEDNTHFRYFFEVDQNKKRIQSQPTGDIYLGLLRLDNNVCSVSAMAKREVYEKLNGYNENLHYEDYDFWIRAARSYNFDYIDQILLQKRELKNSLSTYRFRRLNSKTRKYNRSTYTIVIHALKMNITTEENKAILNMIHHEMEIALRTIDPILLLKYIVLEAKVLTLIALKKRYR, encoded by the coding sequence ATGAATTACAATCCACTAGTTTCCGTTATCTGCCTTTGTTACAATCATGAAAAATTTGTTCAAGAAGGACTGGAATCAATTGTAAATCAAACACATAAAAATATTGAAATTATTATTGTAGATGACTGCAGCACAGATAATTCTGTGGCAGAGATTGAAAAATGGCTCGTTAACTACCCCAATGTTATTTTTATTGCCAATCGTGTAAACCAAGGGAATACAAAATCTTTTAATACCGCCTTCAAGCGCTCTACTGGCTCCTATATTATTGATTTTGCAACTGATGATTTACTCCATCCCGATTGTGTAGCCACGCAACTAGAGCAGTTTAAAAACAGCACTTACCCTAATCTTGGAATTGTATATGGTAATGCCGAAATGATCTTTGAAGACAACACGCATTTTAGATATTTTTTTGAGGTAGACCAAAATAAAAAAAGAATTCAAAGCCAGCCGACAGGCGACATTTATTTAGGATTATTGCGTTTAGACAACAATGTTTGTTCCGTTTCGGCAATGGCAAAAAGAGAAGTTTATGAAAAGCTAAATGGCTATAATGAAAACTTACATTATGAAGATTATGATTTCTGGATACGAGCAGCGCGCAGCTACAACTTTGATTACATAGACCAAATTCTGTTACAAAAAAGAGAATTAAAAAATTCCTTGAGTACCTACCGTTTTCGAAGATTGAATTCAAAAACGCGAAAATACAATCGGTCTACTTATACAATTGTAATCCATGCTTTAAAAATGAATATCACTACCGAGGAAAACAAGGCCATTTTAAACATGATTCATCATGAAATGGAAATAGCATTGCGAACAATCGACCCAATTTTACTTCTCAAATATATCGTATTAGAAGCCAAAGTATTAACTTTAATCGCACTAAAAAAAAGATACCGATAA
- a CDS encoding glycosyltransferase: protein MIPKKTTIALVGDSLGGGGAERVHAVLSVFFESKGIEVHNIIFVDDIVYDYKGVVLNLGKKNTATTFKKLQRLYELRSYFKKHHFDFVLDFRYRVNTINEFLMAHYVYQSSVIYTIHSGILHNYISKRPWIARFIYGKHNFVSVSKALEKALLQQYKIKAQTIYNPFEVEKIQELAQVRMPMDDTYIIAVGRMNEKVKQFDVLIEAYSKTVLPQNGIKLKIIGSGIYLEDLKRLVAEKNLGDLVEFVGYQKNPFCYQKNALFTVVTSEYEGLSNVIIESLLVGTPAISYDCFAGPSEIITDRFNGLLVENQNKQKLIEAIDLLYTDAELRVFCKANSVPSALRFSVEKIGNEWLDYLNTKS from the coding sequence ATGATTCCGAAAAAAACAACAATTGCTCTCGTGGGCGATTCACTGGGTGGCGGTGGTGCAGAACGTGTGCATGCCGTGTTGTCTGTTTTTTTTGAAAGCAAAGGAATTGAAGTTCACAATATTATTTTTGTTGACGATATCGTTTATGATTACAAAGGAGTTGTGCTGAATTTAGGTAAAAAAAATACCGCGACAACCTTCAAAAAGCTACAACGATTATACGAATTACGAAGTTATTTTAAAAAACATCATTTTGATTTTGTTCTTGATTTTCGCTATCGGGTGAATACGATAAATGAATTTTTGATGGCACATTATGTTTATCAATCGAGTGTTATTTATACCATTCATAGCGGGATTTTACACAATTACATTTCGAAAAGACCTTGGATTGCCCGTTTTATTTATGGAAAACATAATTTTGTATCCGTAAGTAAAGCACTGGAAAAGGCGTTGCTCCAACAGTACAAAATTAAAGCGCAAACCATTTACAATCCTTTTGAAGTCGAAAAGATTCAAGAACTCGCTCAGGTTCGTATGCCAATGGATGATACCTATATTATTGCTGTGGGTCGAATGAACGAAAAGGTAAAACAATTTGATGTTTTGATAGAGGCGTATTCCAAAACGGTATTGCCACAAAATGGAATAAAATTAAAAATCATTGGTTCTGGCATCTATCTTGAGGATTTAAAACGGCTTGTTGCTGAGAAAAATTTAGGTGATTTAGTAGAGTTTGTGGGTTATCAAAAAAATCCTTTTTGTTACCAAAAAAACGCTCTTTTTACAGTAGTTACCAGTGAATATGAAGGACTTTCAAATGTGATTATAGAAAGTTTGTTAGTAGGAACTCCTGCTATTTCCTATGATTGTTTTGCTGGGCCAAGTGAAATTATTACAGACCGATTCAATGGTTTACTAGTTGAAAATCAAAATAAGCAGAAACTGATTGAAGCTATAGATTTACTTTATACGGATGCTGAATTGAGAGTATTTTGCAAAGCGAATAGTGTACCAAGTGCGCTTCGGTTTTCAGTAGAAAAAATTGGAAATGAATGGCTTGATTATTTAAATACGAAGAGTTAA
- a CDS encoding FdtA/QdtA family cupin domain-containing protein: MQIEIIDIPKIENVLGNIAVIENAVIPFEIKRVYYLFDIPSSSKRGGHSHKKLQQVLIAISGSFDVVLKDGITEKTITLNKPDKGLLIKNDTWRELENFSSGAVCLVLASATFDEEDYIRDFDTFINSKK; encoded by the coding sequence ATGCAAATAGAAATTATAGACATACCCAAGATTGAAAATGTGCTTGGGAATATTGCAGTCATAGAAAATGCGGTGATTCCGTTTGAAATTAAGCGGGTGTATTACTTGTTTGATATTCCTAGTTCTTCAAAAAGAGGCGGACATTCTCATAAAAAGCTACAGCAAGTTTTAATTGCCATTTCAGGAAGTTTTGATGTAGTTTTAAAAGATGGAATTACAGAAAAAACCATTACCTTAAATAAACCTGACAAGGGATTATTGATTAAAAATGATACGTGGCGCGAACTTGAAAATTTTTCATCAGGTGCCGTTTGTCTTGTCTTGGCATCAGCCACTTTTGATGAGGAGGATTATATTAGGGATTTTGATACTTTCATCAACTCAAAAAAATGA
- a CDS encoding glycosyltransferase family 4 protein, giving the protein MKLLYIVPNINNEGGVARILSLKTNYFITQCGYEVHILTQNNGNMPLFYSFHEDVVFHDMQLKGAAPLFAFQYYKALNQYISLIKPNCILVCDNGLKAFLLPFLVRCKIPLLLEIHSSIYVQEHPSSHAVFNSLKQNLQYHFKKYAAQKYTKVVFLSNESALEWNVRKKAIIPNPLWFAVNSVAPLSSRKVIAVARNTYEKGLDRLLPIWKVVVASYPSWKLELHCGNYQDLELLARELGIQDSVVFLDPTKTIQEVYLQAAIYVMTSRYECFPMVLLEAMAAGVPCVAYDCPCGPRAIINHGVDGLLVEDGNQDEFIKQLQLLMSSETLRLEMGKKAQATSNVYQIEQVMPEWQKLIKSLT; this is encoded by the coding sequence ATGAAACTACTTTATATAGTTCCAAATATCAATAATGAAGGAGGGGTTGCAAGAATCTTATCTTTGAAAACGAATTATTTTATTACACAATGCGGTTATGAAGTTCATATTTTAACTCAGAATAATGGGAATATGCCCTTGTTTTACTCTTTTCATGAGGATGTTGTGTTTCATGACATGCAATTAAAAGGTGCTGCTCCTTTGTTTGCTTTTCAATATTATAAGGCGTTAAATCAATATATTTCTCTCATTAAACCAAATTGTATTCTGGTTTGCGATAATGGATTAAAAGCTTTTTTACTTCCTTTTTTAGTTCGCTGCAAAATTCCACTTTTGTTAGAAATTCACAGTTCAATTTATGTACAGGAACATCCTTCGTCGCATGCTGTATTCAATTCTTTGAAACAGAATTTGCAATATCACTTCAAAAAGTATGCTGCTCAAAAGTATACTAAAGTTGTATTTTTATCCAATGAAAGTGCTCTTGAATGGAATGTTAGGAAGAAAGCAATAATTCCTAATCCATTATGGTTTGCCGTAAATTCTGTTGCGCCGCTTTCATCGAGAAAGGTGATTGCTGTAGCTAGAAATACTTATGAAAAAGGGCTTGACAGGTTGTTGCCTATTTGGAAAGTAGTCGTAGCATCGTATCCATCCTGGAAATTAGAATTACATTGTGGCAACTACCAAGATCTTGAACTGTTAGCACGAGAGTTAGGAATACAAGATTCGGTAGTTTTTTTAGACCCAACCAAAACGATTCAAGAGGTGTATTTACAAGCAGCTATTTATGTTATGACGTCTCGGTACGAGTGCTTTCCTATGGTTTTACTGGAGGCAATGGCTGCTGGAGTTCCTTGTGTTGCTTATGATTGTCCTTGTGGTCCAAGAGCAATTATCAATCATGGTGTTGATGGATTGCTCGTTGAAGATGGTAATCAAGATGAATTTATAAAACAATTGCAGTTGTTGATGAGCAGTGAAACGCTTCGTTTAGAAATGGGCAAAAAAGCGCAAGCTACAAGTAATGTTTACCAGATAGAGCAAGTAATGCCTGAATGGCAAAAATTAATCAAGTCCTTAACGTAA
- a CDS encoding glycosyltransferase, producing MLSILVPIYNFNAFPTVQELHRQCVEQEIPFEIICQDDASQSDLNCFNEKINDLSNCSFVSLKNNISHRENRNNLAAQSKYDWLLFLDGDSIITNKNFIHHYIKEVNTFDIVYGGRLHPVKCPSNNQKLRWKYGRYMEDQSAPEREKKGYSALLFNNTLIKKKCFVTVKFDTNTTKYGHDDTQLSYRLSLKLFSLKHLENPIEHGDIDTNYDYLSKTKQSLENLQQLYQTKTIDPKFVKLLSLYDFLVRTKLQYGIALFFKIFSKALEQNLKSNNPKLFFFNCFRLGYLCSISNPKSLR from the coding sequence ATGCTTTCTATTCTTGTTCCTATTTACAATTTCAATGCATTTCCTACCGTTCAAGAACTGCATAGACAATGCGTAGAACAAGAAATACCATTCGAAATTATTTGTCAAGATGATGCTTCACAATCTGATTTGAATTGTTTTAATGAAAAAATAAACGACTTATCTAATTGTAGCTTTGTTTCCTTAAAAAATAACATTAGCCACCGAGAAAATAGAAATAATCTAGCAGCACAATCAAAATACGACTGGCTGCTGTTTTTAGATGGCGATTCGATTATAACCAACAAAAACTTTATTCACCACTACATTAAAGAAGTAAACACTTTCGATATCGTATATGGTGGCCGATTACATCCTGTAAAGTGTCCTTCAAATAATCAAAAACTGCGGTGGAAATACGGTCGCTATATGGAAGACCAAAGTGCCCCTGAACGAGAAAAAAAAGGGTATTCGGCTCTGCTTTTTAACAATACCCTCATCAAAAAAAAGTGTTTTGTTACGGTGAAATTTGACACGAACACTACAAAATACGGTCATGACGATACACAACTTTCCTATCGCTTAAGTCTCAAACTTTTTTCTTTAAAGCATCTTGAAAATCCTATAGAACATGGTGATATTGACACAAACTATGATTATTTAAGTAAAACCAAACAATCTCTGGAAAACTTACAGCAATTGTATCAAACAAAAACAATTGATCCTAAGTTTGTCAAATTGCTTTCACTATATGATTTTTTAGTTCGTACTAAACTTCAATACGGTATAGCGCTATTTTTCAAAATATTTTCAAAAGCATTAGAGCAAAATTTAAAAAGCAACAATCCAAAATTATTCTTTTTTAATTGTTTTAGATTGGGCTATTTATGTTCTATTTCAAACCCAAAGTCTTTACGTTAA
- a CDS encoding cell division ATP-binding protein FtsE, translated as MSQSVLSLKNVTIYQENKSILSDVNLEVKHGEFLYIIGKTGSGKSSLMKTLYADLPLTEGEGTIVDFDLATLKEDDIPFLRRKIGIVFQDFKLLPDRTVNDNMLFVLKATGWKDNGEMEAKIEEVLNKVGMGEFGKKMPHQLSGGEQQRVAIARALLNDPELILADEPTGNLDPQTSAEVLEVLKKINAIGKTIIMATHDYALLMKFPSKTLKCEDSKIFEVIQQRNS; from the coding sequence ATGTCACAATCCGTACTATCCTTAAAAAATGTAACTATTTATCAAGAAAATAAATCAATTTTATCTGATGTAAACTTGGAGGTAAAGCATGGCGAATTTCTTTACATCATAGGTAAAACAGGTTCTGGTAAAAGTAGTTTGATGAAAACACTTTACGCTGATTTGCCTTTGACTGAAGGAGAAGGAACAATTGTTGACTTTGATTTGGCAACCTTAAAAGAAGATGACATTCCGTTTTTGAGACGAAAAATAGGAATTGTATTTCAAGATTTTAAATTACTACCAGATCGCACCGTAAATGACAACATGTTATTTGTGCTTAAAGCTACAGGCTGGAAAGATAACGGTGAAATGGAAGCTAAAATTGAGGAAGTTTTAAATAAAGTAGGGATGGGTGAATTTGGCAAAAAAATGCCACATCAATTATCTGGTGGAGAACAACAGCGAGTGGCTATTGCTCGTGCATTACTTAATGACCCTGAGCTAATCCTTGCCGATGAGCCTACTGGAAATCTTGATCCTCAAACCAGTGCCGAAGTTCTTGAAGTACTAAAAAAGATTAACGCAATAGGAAAAACAATCATTATGGCTACCCATGATTATGCTTTATTGATGAAATTCCCATCCAAAACATTAAAATGTGAGGATTCTAAAATATTCGAAGTGATACAGCAACGCAATTCTTAA
- a CDS encoding tetratricopeptide repeat protein — MRKLSQCFIGSLFIYATSLSAQKTAIYTHDSREFDKAVSLFKDAQYTSAQLIFDKVKESATTEELKSDCTYYAANCAIRTNQSNADELMEKFVTDYPTSVKQNQAYIEVAQFHFKQGNYPQALQWFDKVDESSLSRNDQDKFNFQKGYGNFNAKKRKEATTYFNKVINSQEYGSQAKYYLGFMAYEGDDYKQATKYFDEVSGEEKYKEKLSYYQADMNFKLGNFQKAIDLGQKAMAGSNAIEKSELNKIIGESHFNLKQYSNAIPFLEAYKGKKGKWTNTDFYQLGYAHYKQKDFENAISQFNKIIGGKDFVAQNAYYHLGESYLDTDKKQQALNAFKNASEMDFDLAIQEDASLNYAKLSYELGNSYQSVPAVLQAFLKKYPENANKNEIEKLLIDSYISSKNYKEALVLLEKNKSPENKVAYQKVLFYRGLELYTDANFNEALKMFTKALTEQKDPVFTARTIFWKAETEYVLNDFKEALLTFKQFTNAAQANTVPEFKNHNYNIAYTYFKLKEYEQAGNYFQKQIDNATADKVRFQDSYLRLADCRFVTSKYAEALQAYSKVVDSKSVDADYAYFQRAISYGFMGKNDKKINDLNSFLEAYQKSDFRDDALFELANTYVAENENDKGIKTYDRLNTEFKNGTFTSRSILRQGLIFYNTDKDDQALVKFKKVAADFPRTPEALEAVATARLIYVDTGRVNEYATWVKTLDFVAVTDAELDNDSYEAAEKQFQQNNTKQAIDGFASYVSQFPHGLHALPANYYLAQLYFTDGAENKTIPHYEYVVAQPRNEFTEQSLSRLAQIYLKNKDSEKAIAMLTRLENEAETSQNKTFAQSNLMKLYYDKKDYPNSGVYAEKVLLNPKTDNGVKSDAQIIIARAAIVNGDEVKAKSAYAKLMATAKGELAAEALYYDAYFKNKEANYEASNAAVQKLAKSYSSYKYFGAKGLVLMAKNFYGLKDSFQATYILENVIQNFTDFPDVVADAQKELDIIKIEEAKTNSSVTK; from the coding sequence ATGCGCAAACTTTCTCAATGTTTTATAGGTAGCCTTTTTATCTACGCCACTAGTCTTAGTGCACAAAAAACAGCAATATATACACATGATTCCAGGGAATTTGACAAAGCAGTTTCGTTGTTCAAAGATGCTCAATACACATCTGCTCAATTGATTTTTGATAAAGTAAAAGAATCAGCCACTACCGAGGAGCTAAAATCAGATTGTACTTATTATGCTGCAAACTGTGCCATTAGAACCAACCAGTCTAATGCAGATGAGTTGATGGAAAAGTTTGTTACAGATTATCCCACGAGTGTAAAACAAAATCAAGCATATATAGAGGTAGCGCAATTTCACTTTAAGCAAGGAAATTATCCTCAAGCTTTGCAATGGTTTGATAAAGTAGACGAGTCTAGTTTGAGTAGAAATGATCAAGATAAGTTTAATTTTCAAAAAGGGTATGGGAATTTCAATGCTAAGAAACGCAAGGAGGCAACAACGTATTTTAACAAAGTAATTAACTCACAAGAATATGGATCTCAGGCCAAATACTATTTAGGATTTATGGCTTATGAAGGCGATGATTACAAGCAAGCAACTAAGTATTTTGATGAAGTTTCGGGTGAGGAGAAGTACAAAGAGAAATTGTCGTATTACCAAGCCGATATGAATTTTAAGCTTGGTAATTTTCAAAAAGCTATCGATTTAGGGCAAAAAGCAATGGCTGGTTCAAATGCTATAGAAAAATCAGAACTGAATAAAATTATTGGCGAAAGCCATTTTAATTTAAAACAATACAGCAACGCAATCCCTTTTTTAGAGGCTTACAAAGGTAAAAAAGGAAAGTGGACAAATACAGATTTTTACCAATTAGGTTATGCGCATTACAAGCAAAAAGATTTTGAAAATGCAATAAGTCAGTTTAATAAAATAATAGGAGGGAAAGATTTTGTGGCACAAAATGCCTACTATCACTTGGGCGAAAGTTACTTGGACACGGACAAGAAACAACAAGCATTAAACGCTTTCAAGAATGCCTCTGAAATGGATTTTGATCTCGCCATTCAAGAAGATGCAAGTTTAAATTACGCTAAATTGAGTTATGAATTAGGCAATTCCTATCAAAGTGTACCCGCCGTTTTACAAGCTTTTTTAAAGAAATATCCAGAGAATGCGAATAAAAATGAGATTGAGAAATTATTGATAGACTCTTATATTTCTTCTAAAAATTACAAGGAAGCGCTCGTATTATTAGAAAAAAATAAGTCACCCGAAAATAAAGTAGCGTACCAAAAAGTTCTTTTTTACCGAGGATTAGAATTGTACACCGACGCAAATTTTAATGAAGCTTTGAAAATGTTTACCAAGGCTTTAACCGAACAAAAAGATCCTGTTTTTACGGCGAGAACAATTTTTTGGAAAGCAGAAACAGAATATGTTTTAAATGATTTTAAAGAGGCTTTACTCACTTTCAAACAGTTTACAAATGCGGCTCAGGCAAACACGGTTCCTGAGTTTAAAAATCACAATTACAATATAGCATACACGTACTTTAAGTTGAAAGAATACGAACAAGCTGGGAATTATTTTCAAAAACAAATTGATAACGCTACTGCGGATAAAGTTCGTTTTCAAGATTCTTATTTAAGACTTGCTGATTGTCGATTTGTAACTTCAAAATATGCGGAGGCCTTACAAGCGTATTCAAAAGTGGTAGACTCAAAAAGTGTAGATGCTGATTATGCTTATTTTCAAAGAGCTATTTCGTATGGCTTTATGGGTAAGAATGACAAAAAAATAAATGATTTGAATTCATTTTTAGAGGCTTATCAAAAATCTGATTTTAGAGATGATGCCTTGTTTGAACTAGCAAATACCTATGTTGCTGAGAACGAAAATGACAAAGGAATTAAGACCTACGACAGATTGAATACCGAGTTTAAAAACGGAACATTTACTTCTAGATCAATTTTGCGTCAAGGTTTAATTTTTTACAACACGGATAAAGACGATCAAGCATTAGTCAAATTTAAAAAAGTTGCTGCTGATTTCCCTAGAACTCCTGAGGCACTAGAGGCTGTAGCAACAGCAAGATTGATTTATGTAGACACAGGACGAGTAAATGAATATGCAACGTGGGTCAAAACACTTGACTTTGTTGCGGTTACTGATGCAGAATTAGACAATGACAGTTATGAGGCAGCCGAAAAACAATTTCAGCAAAACAATACAAAGCAAGCTATTGATGGATTTGCAAGTTATGTGAGTCAGTTTCCACACGGTCTTCATGCTTTACCAGCTAACTATTATTTAGCGCAACTGTATTTTACAGATGGTGCCGAAAACAAAACCATTCCGCATTATGAGTATGTAGTGGCTCAGCCTCGAAATGAATTTACAGAGCAGTCTTTATCTCGCTTGGCTCAAATTTATCTTAAAAATAAAGATTCAGAGAAAGCAATTGCAATGCTAACTAGATTAGAAAACGAAGCAGAAACGTCTCAAAACAAAACTTTTGCTCAGTCTAATTTGATGAAATTGTATTACGACAAAAAAGATTATCCTAATTCTGGTGTTTATGCCGAAAAAGTACTGCTAAATCCTAAAACGGATAATGGAGTAAAAAGTGATGCTCAAATTATCATTGCCCGCGCTGCAATCGTTAACGGAGACGAAGTAAAAGCGAAAAGCGCTTATGCAAAATTAATGGCTACGGCCAAAGGAGAACTGGCAGCAGAGGCCTTGTATTATGATGCCTATTTTAAAAACAAAGAGGCTAATTATGAAGCTTCGAATGCAGCGGTACAAAAATTAGCTAAAAGTTATTCTAGTTATAAATATTTTGGTGCTAAAGGATTGGTGCTAATGGCTAAGAATTTTTATGGACTGAAAGATAGTTTTCAAGCCACTTATATTCTAGAGAATGTAATTCAGAATTTTACTGATTTCCCAGATGTTGTTGCTGATGCTCAAAAAGAATTAGATATAATCAAAATAGAAGAGGCCAAAACAAACTCATCCGTAACTAAATAA
- a CDS encoding PhzF family phenazine biosynthesis protein, translating to MNLDFYIVDVFTDAKYAGNQLAVFLGAENLSKDKMQQIAKEINFAESTFITHINTETNTAEIKIFTPEHEMQFAGHPIIGTSWVLMNKIFNNNPSTITMQVPVGAIPVHEKDGFIWLQAAQPTFLDVYLKDDFSSFSTLSQGDFDKNFPIQEVTTGSAFVMVPVKNEEVLGKIVLDKNKAEQWLRQNCKTPHRAFYFFCLENEKLSSRMMCIENNQLIEDAATGSASTCLQAFLLQYHNPKIKLVNHQGHFIQRPSQIYFDGTKSGENYEIKIGGKSQFLAKGVWEV from the coding sequence ATGAATTTAGATTTTTATATAGTAGATGTTTTTACGGATGCGAAGTATGCAGGCAATCAACTTGCTGTTTTTTTGGGTGCCGAAAATTTGAGCAAAGATAAAATGCAACAAATTGCAAAGGAAATAAACTTTGCCGAGAGTACTTTTATCACTCACATCAATACGGAAACAAATACTGCCGAAATTAAAATTTTCACACCTGAACATGAAATGCAGTTTGCAGGGCATCCCATCATTGGGACATCATGGGTTTTAATGAATAAAATTTTCAATAATAATCCATCAACGATTACAATGCAGGTTCCTGTGGGAGCAATTCCTGTTCATGAAAAAGATGGATTTATTTGGCTTCAAGCCGCGCAACCTACTTTTTTAGATGTTTATTTAAAAGATGATTTTTCCTCATTTAGTACTTTGTCACAAGGTGATTTTGATAAAAATTTCCCTATTCAAGAGGTGACTACTGGTAGTGCATTTGTTATGGTACCCGTAAAAAATGAAGAGGTGCTGGGCAAGATTGTTTTGGATAAAAATAAAGCAGAACAATGGTTGCGCCAAAATTGTAAAACACCACATAGAGCTTTTTACTTTTTTTGTTTAGAAAATGAAAAATTATCTAGCAGAATGATGTGTATTGAAAACAATCAATTGATTGAAGATGCAGCTACAGGTAGTGCCAGTACATGCTTGCAAGCATTTTTATTACAATATCACAATCCAAAAATAAAGCTTGTCAATCACCAAGGGCATTTTATACAAAGGCCTTCTCAAATTTATTTTGATGGAACAAAAAGTGGTGAAAATTATGAAATTAAAATAGGAGGGAAGTCTCAGTTTCTTGCAAAAGGAGTTTGGGAAGTATAA